The DNA region tggttgtttgacgagaatttgaaaaaaaaccgaaaccGAAACCTGATTTGtttttacagaaaaaaaatcaataccaattataatcatttacattacattgataataataatgatgatgatgatgatgactatttACTAGACTATTactgatgaaatgaattcaacaataaaattgatgataatgatgacgatgatggccAACTAACCGAATAATCTAATCCCATACGCACAATGCTGATGAATGGTtgacatacaaaaaaaaaaaaaatttcctttctgcaataatattgatatatGATAATCGTAGTGGCAATAATATGGTAGTGGTAGTCcaaaaataatattattattgtatgaCCATAACTATAACCAGAATCATTGagaggaacaaaaaaaaattattctataGCCATCTTgcatgagaagaaaaaaaaaggaagaggaatatatataaaaacctcgttttcaatgttttttttctattgcaATGCAACGTAACAACAATAgcgcaacaacagcaatagcaaaagaaaaaataaacgaaaaaaaaacaagaataaagAATCGGGTTATTAAAGTCGAGTATCTCGATTCTTGTATATGtattctctgtgtgtgtgtgtgtgtgtgtgtgtgtaaaccCCCTTGatcataaataaatgtttttcatagaaaaaatcatcgaaaaaaaacctttcttctttttttttttactgtcgCACTATCCCCTGCCCCTCctggaacattttttttttttattatatataaccCGATTCTATATTCTATGTTCTAtatatgatttgattatattcATACACATATACAACAGCGAATTGGAACGCAAgcgcatcatcatcatcatcatcattagatacCGAACACATATacatatacacatacatttatatatatatatatagttgaatttcatttccaaaataaaaaaaaaattgtatgaaaataacaaacaaaacaaaacaaaacgaaaaaaaataacgtaTATGTAGTAAAGAATcgtttaataataatatcataatataatatatatgtagatagatagatagatgtagatggattgaattcaaaaaaaaaaaaattcgaattcgtttgaatttttttttactttggtttagtttttgttttcagcatctacattatcatcatcatcatcatcatcgtgattaTATCTCTATATGTAATGTATAACATCTTTACATTCAGACACACCTACAAATAGTGGTGTACATGtacattggttttttttatattttatttgaattgtaaaaaaaaggtataggtacaacaaaaaaatgtgcaTGTAAAACACGTacatatacatacacacacacatacacacccaCACCCACTAGACGCCTACATATAGATGTGTTTATATTGTAaccgaataaataaaaaaaaaatagtttttattttccattgaatcgTGCATGtttccaatttttgttgttgttgttgttgttgttcacttgtgttgttgttgttgttgttgttgtcttcgttgtttttcaatCTATACATTTACATTCAACATTGTGATGAacgatttcaaaaaaaaaagcaaaaaactACCCGATTACAAATTCAAAAGCAAGAAATGGCtggctgaaaaaaaaattaacctAAACATATTGGAAAATCATTTagcaatcatcaatcgaaattTGAAAccgaatttgatgattctaATAGTTATTGAAACCAAATCgaacaaaaagaagaaagatagaattcaatgaatccagaatccagaataataataataataattaatcttttataaatgtaaatgtaaaccgttttttgttctgttgtAATGACTACTGGAcctattgatttgaaattttaaccTAACGttgtattcaaatttaatgGGAAAAATATAGAGATTGTCTATAGATAACACAACAAGtaagagataaaaaaaacatgttttttttttgaataactACGTCCTCTGCTGGACACAAAACCAATCATAGTGAACCACAGCAATGAATAAAGTTTTCTGATGAACGATTTTAGCCGCGTCCATCTGCCGGCAGTatagagatttttttttttaataacaGTGTCACGGCAACGCGTGTCCATGCGAAGCTGGTACTGAATCTAGAGATATTATGATCCATTGATCAGTGTTTCTCAACCATAGACAATCAATAgcaaatgattgatgaaattccGGACATATCCGTACTAAATCCAGACGTATGGTAACCCtaaagttttattttatgtATATGTGTGCATGTTGTATATAAATATCTTTAGCggtttattatttgttatcaatacacatacacaaacattgTGAATAAAGCTATAACGGGTGACAAAAaccgacgacgacgacgatgacgacgactacATGATATAATGGCGTGACctaattcttgttgttgttgttgttgttgttgcttttcTTCGTTATTCGTTTTAGTATAATtttgaacatcatcaccatgatcatgatgatgatgatgatgatgatgagcaacTACAAATAGCTACAAAAAAAGCGCCATCCAGTTATAaagccaataataatgtgaatatatatatattcgacGATTGAATGTTGCATTTTGcaaaaacaagaagaagaaaaaaaaatgaatctcgattttttttccgttttatattttataataataatgataatgataatctttGAATATGTTCAAATATTCTTTAATGACATGCGTGTaacaaaatttctttcatcattcatgtggttattcttttttaatacacacaaatgaatacacacacacacacacacgcgaaaatcatttaattctgtatttttttttctgaatgaaACCGATACGATTTGTAATTGATTTCTAATGAattattccaaaaaaaaaagaaaaatagatGCGGGTTTCAagatgatatcatcatcattgacaacaacaacaacaacaaaaaaatgaaccgaaattgtaatcaaaagagagagaaaaaaatctagatcAACATCCGTCTACAGTAGTTGTCAAAATAACCATAATTGGTCATTATTTACATAgtagtattattattaacatatTTATTACgacaaacaataacaatgtaacagtaaaataatcataataatgatttacaCGATCATTAGacatgattgattgattgattgatcgatcgatcgatcaatcgatttgattcaattcgattaaCAAATCTCCATCATACAGGAAGCATCATTCAATGtgacattattataatcattatttaggttatatttttttcctgttattattattttagtGTTATTCTACCATgggggggaaaaaaaaaagaaaactggATATTTCCAGGTAAAAAcggaaaattgttttcattttcatcacttaccttgttttatttcaaatatttttttttgatgaaattgatgaaatcaaaaaaaaaaaaaaatttataatgatgatgcgattgatgttaaaaaaaacacgtgtTTTCatagaattttaaattaccAGAATCTAGAATCAtgataaacacaaacacatgtatatatgaaatgataaaacacGTGcgtatcatcaaaaaatgaatgtcatGATCAATCAagttgaatgaagaaaatggaTGGTAAGGTGATGTGtgaaatgtttgtgtgtgtgtgtgtgtgtgtgtatgtgtgaagTGATGTGATGTGTCTGACAGCATGGATTCAACACATTCCTTATAAATTTTCAGACAGactattacacacacacacacacacacacacacacacacacataaaacaGCCATATCGCATACCCATCATTCACCAATACATTACATACACAGAGAACACacattcattggaaaattaaattccaGTCCATCCAGTTTTccagaattcttttttttctgttgtttctcttttattattaatttaaatttaattgaaataaattaaactgaaattataaattcatgtatgtttttatcaaaaaaaaaaaaaaaaaaaaaaaaattaaattcctGGAACATTTAACAAAAACGTGAGAATATAATTCCTAATTCCAAtaagtaaaataaaattgaaatcaactTGTTGCGCTTGCgcttaataatcaatatttttctcattcaaatTGGATATCGAAATGATTAaataaaatgtgtgtgtgtgtgtgtttgtaaaaGAGAATGGCAAAAAGTATTGGAGGCACTACTATGATAATACCGTCtgaaaattggaaatttaaattatacGATTACgatagaaaaagagaaagagagagagagacggagacagagagaaaaaaaaatattgtgcGATTTACACAATAAATAGCCGATggcattattatttcaatttcattcatgaagtttacaataacaatgataaataaataaaaaaaaatagcttgACTTGATAATTCAgaaaaaccaatcaatcacaaAACTCAAATTTTCACTCTGTGTTTacacattcatttctttattttttccactgtatttttttttttttttgtattcggACAACTTCTatccataatgatcattaacaTCCTTTTatccctctctctctgtttACTCGCAAACAAAACCATTATGAATTctattgagaaaaaaaataatggtttttattttcgatttcattttctttcatgtttgaatcatattttacatacacacaaaaaaaatacttcaaaattaatgatcGATTATATTCATCAAGGTGATAGTggtattgaatgaatgagtgaattatcatcatttattattactatgtTATAAGGTTGATTAATGTGGTGGCAAGAaagtatcaatttttttttcgacattATTTCATACAGTACTACCACGGTTAACGACCGTCAACCGAAATGTGtatgaaaagaagaaaaaaaaaattcttgattaacgtttggaaatttttcgaatatttttgtatttcaaaataagaaaaaaaaatgatttgataaaacaacaacaacaacaacaacaaacattccaatgacaattttttttttgcaagacaaaaatctggaaaaaaacacaaaattcaattttcaatggtCAATCGCAGAGAATtaattaatctttttttttattttgaaaaaaaagaaaaattcttaactaaaaataaaaaactaagatgaaaaagaaagattgtgcaaaagaatttcaattttactcCATAAATAGTAGCagaaaatgattaaatacaacaaatagaaataatcaataatcaaaaatcaataataataataatgatgatgatgatgatccagggggtaaaaaaaaaatccagttTCTAGCCCCATGTTTATAATGGTAAAAATATTTACGATAATCGAAAATTATGAATTCATTACATCCAAGAATCATGTATTCATTTATACATTGAAATTGTAATCAAAACAcatatatcacacacacgcacacacacacacaattaaattcatggtcattattttatttgagaAAAGTGATAATTATTGTGattatcaatattcaatgtaTGTGAAAAACGATATTTCACAAgcaaaacacatacacacacacatgtgacTGACTGAAcgagttttttgttgttgttgttgttgttgtttgttgttgttgttctttattcaatgaaattacaaataaaaaaaatgcatctcaaatggaaatgaaaattctaatcataacaaaataatacatatatatatatattcatcatttgcacATATATGTATATACGACTACATTATTTTTACTTTGTCTAATTCATCAATCTTTTctctgtgatgatgatgatgatgatgatgatgatgaagtatgaatgaaaaagaaaaattcatccattcaaagaagttattttgtgtgtgtgttgtcgCTGTTTGTTTGCACTTAACCACATGAATCTGAAtggatggttttttttgaattttgaaaaagtaaaaaaaatcgatttctggttgtaaaaaaaaacgaatgaatgtgaGGAAAAGACAACTTGATcatatatcatcaaatgaaaatgaaacgaacaaaaaaaaaaaaaaaacaaaaattccaatttctCAACCATTCCAAGtggcgagaaaaaaaaaacaaaaaccaaaaattaaatcatgatcatcaaatggtatgtatgtgtgtgtgtgcaactATCATTACATCATattcaatgtcatcattcattaatattattcaaatgataacggtgaaaagagagaaaaaaaaattatgattgtggctgttaattttattcatcatcatcattattatggatgataaataataataataataatgagccggtaatttttatttcttgctCTCTGTGAATCCATTCTTACttacatttttttacatttgatttattatgatgatgatgatgatgatgataataattgtgtCAAGTGTTGAATAAAGTAAAATTCAAcggaagaagaagaagaagacgaAGAATTATCTATGTCAACACGtgtaatgtttttctttattttttttctctattctgttttgttttggccaACAATTTGATATatgaaattgatatttttagACACCAacattgatgacgatgatgacgccCATAGATTAACACTTTTATTTCACTTCTTTcaatcttttgttgttgttgtaatcgtgtgatggaaataaatttgccgaaaaaaaaatcgaaaactTTGTCgcaacaaataaatgaatgaatgaagaaaaaaaaataaataaatagtaTACATATATGCACGTAGTacgttcattcattgaaaagaattttttccgtCAATTCTATTTCAGTTtgttctggttgttgttgttgttgttgttattattgaaattcaaagcaacaaaaaaaaatgtagtcGTATGAAAGCATTCATATTGCATCCAATAAATGCGAcatttaaacaaacaaacaagcaaacaaaaaaatttggtgaaagaaaaagaattcgGATTATAAAATCCAAGATTTAGTAATGATAATccacattgtgtgtgtgttgtcttttgtcttttttttatattaaaacGTCATcaggtttttgttgttgttgttgttgttgtttttgattatggatttttttttggcttgttcgaataaataaaattcattccggtttttttttctgtatgaTCCAAAAATGTATTTTCATGCACctatttgaatattttcaccattaataattgattgattgatttagcaaattaatcgattataTTGATCCATATCAGTCATTTATTGTCAtatagatgataatgaatcaaaatgataaatgaattcTATGATAACgtataacaaaaaaacaaaaacaacaacaacaacaacaacgaataatCTTCTTCGTcacaattatttttgttaataTTTGATATCCTCTCCAATGTGACTAAAAAtaactatttttttccctttccCCCCACACCCCTACATCCACCATTCAcataatcaacattttttttcttttttttttttttttggtttggctCTTGGTTCTggtgtttttatttcaatattttcgtTCACTATTTTGTTTGGCTTTTTCTGTCATTGTGATgagaatgagagaaaaaaaaattcttttattcattcaacccTATCCTTATGTAATTTTTAGGTTTTCATCTTGTCATAggacaaataaacaaacaaacaaacaaacaaacatgtaTTACTGTCTGTCTGTATTTGGCATCgaattctaaaaaaaattattcttgtatcatcatataatggaatggaaaaatatttcttttttttaatgagaaaaaaaatgtaaaatatgCAAAATTGCAAattgaaatgtaaaaaaaaacaaaaacgaaacaaaacaaatcacaTGGTTAAAGGatataatttatatatatcacagatcaatatttttatcatctaataattgaattgtttcgttgatacgatgatgatggccaatcgattgattcgattcattgatcgatgagaaaattttattatttgttttttttattcaattccatACAACAAATAGTAGTGAAGATTGATTTGAAGTTTAAACATCTATATCACagtttattgatgatttattacaATGacattttgacaattttccttctttttttcatcatcatcatcattaacaacaatcgatgtcatgatgacaacaacaacaataacaaaaaatgatgtcaTCCTTATACGATCGATTGTCAACAATtcacaatgttttttgttctgttgttgttaataattataatccaattcattatcattataatcaatcatcgaaaaaatcattatcggtCCAGATTTGAACTAgatttgaaccaaaaaaaaaaaaattttttgccaTTAGAATCTGATaattgtatatataaatataaatatattatatattgacaGCATACATTacatttcaaatatattgattacaataatatgatgattttatttgtgATGTTTCTTCTGATTCACGTAATAGTCGTATAAAATCATTAACATTAACACCTTTACAATTGGATTGTTGCATAAAAAATCTATATGGTATACGATTCAATGGATCCAAATGatccaatgaatcaattggCCTACCAAATCCTAATGCCAATAGAATTTGTTCAGGATTTTCACGTCTTGATtctaataatgattcaatacTTGAATAACTTGAACAAGATGAATCGGAATTAATACTACTaaataattgattcgataatgataatcgttTTATTCGTTGATTTACAcaatgtggatgatgatgatgatgattattataatcaaaatttatcatcaaattcgatgatgatgatgatggtgtgatTGAATTGCAACAATTACATTGcaatattgaatcattattattgactgtattgatgataatattttcattattcataatcattatttaaaattgtcgatccaaatctttttttttctcttgtcaTTCACCTAAACacattcaattgtttgtaacgtgaaccagaaaaaaaaacaaaaaaaaaaattcaaatatttgattaacatccacacacacacacacacacacagaaaaaactATAGCaactctttttcttttttattcggTTGCCGAgtgcaacaaacaaacaaacaaacaaacacatgcatgcatgcacaAGCATCAATATTGATAGGAAGCTGTatgaatattgttgttgttgttttttgtatttccTAATTTTTCTCGATGGACAATTTTctgtctgttttttgttgttgttgttgttgttgttgaaaatggttattgatgtgtgtgtgtgtgacaaaaCTAGGAAACAAAtgacattatgatgatgatgatgatgattgtacatgtgaaatgtaaatgatttttttttagcatccatgtatgcgtgtgtgtgtgtgtgtgtctgtgtgtctgtgtacattaaaaattaatataattaccatatcgatatcgatatatagatccaggaaaaaaattgagatttttttttctgttttgttttgttttgttttcaatgttcactttaattaaaaaaaaagttgataaaatatgaatatcATTGACGTTGTTAATTGTCAATGGAATAAATCGTGATTGTATGGCTATTCGGATAATTTGATGGTTCAACATTTATGttcgggaaaaaaaaaatgatgatggtgattgattCTCAGAACGACCACCGGATCATTTGTTtgagtttattttttattttgattttgttttgttcattcaacaTATATGTTTCTTTAACAGATGATGACAAGAAAAGAGTGAGTGAGAGagtaaaaaagaaatgaaattttttttttgtttgtttgattaaacatcaaaaaaaatatagccATGACTTTgtgatgtgtttgtgtgtgtgtgtgtaaagcAAGTGGTTAgttacaaacacacacacacacacacgtttcTCATtgctgataatgatgtttcaTGTCATTTTCATGGTGATTGCAaggtttcaaaaaaaaaaattttttttttcgaaataatCCATGAAAAGATCAAAGCTACAACtttagttttatttttgtagaCAATTGTAGATTCTATTGGGCATCGAATGGAattgaaccagaaaaaaacgaaatgtaGTGAGGATGGATTTtgattgtatatatatttatattggctactggttggttggttgttatggaaattttttgttttctttacCCAaccttttttcattgtttgtttcatgctcttcctatcatcatcatatttattatattaacCACTAATTCAATGACAATATTGAATGACAAATTGacttttgtttattatcaatgatatGTAAATATATTGGTCTGGGATTGGGGGGAAGGGGAggaagagagaaagagaaaaatcgGTGTTGTCAACTTGGAAATTTCTGTTTAAATCTAGtacaagtgtgtgtgtgtgcgcaAATTTACATGTCATAAATATGTCAAGATCCATAGacataaaatgatgatgatgatgatgatgatgattgtataatCCATTGCCTATGgagaaaattaattatccattaatgattgattgataataaaaaaagaaaaaaaatgatcatttgaattatgaaacacaatgatgatcagtcataaataataataataattaacgatgatgatgaacaacaacaacaaaaaaacaataaaatgatcaagGTCAATGTCGATCGAtataattcaaatatatacccgatagaatcaatcaatcaatcaatcaatcgatcgaatgatttttttttaaaaattcagagaaaaaaaatttttattttctttttttaaatatcaaAAGTTTGGTCCCAAGTTTCGTGGAtaggaaaattttcattttattttgttttcttttcaaaaaaaagagaaaaaaaaacttttcggaaatgaaaaaaaaaataattccgGATGTTCATTATATCAATCTATCTATTATAATTTGGTTCCAttgaaccaattttttttatgattcgaTTGGCggccaattttttccacatgAAATCCAATCATTTCTAATTGTCTAACATTGATTAGATTACGTCCATCGAATATAAATGCcggtttcatcattaatgaatacattttttcataattcaattcctatgaaattcaaaagaaaaaaaaattaaaaattaaaaatgatcatcatttactcAAATTGATCCTGGAAAAAAACCTTGAATTCATTCCATTCGGTACAGATAACGATTGCGTGTGCATCGGTCGACGCAATATACGGTGATTCGACCACTTCAACATAATCCTCTAAACATTTATTGCCATCCGGTATATTTAGATCGGAAATATTTAAATCTCTATATATTATGAATggaaagtagaaaaaaaatcaatttttccgatgaaaaaaaaacattcatattttttttcccaaacaACTTACGCATAGATTTGTTCTTTCAATACTTTTGGATCATAAATAGCTAATTGTGCGCCCTCTTCTAGCAAATGTTTACATACTAATTTAGCCGGTGATTCACGTGTATCACCAGTATTGGCTTTAAAAGCAAAACCTAATATTGCAATACGTTTACCGGTAATTGTATTGAACATACATTCA from Dermatophagoides farinae isolate YC_2012a chromosome 5, ASM2471394v1, whole genome shotgun sequence includes:
- the olf186-M gene encoding ki-ras-induced actin-interacting protein-IP3R-interacting domain olf186-M, producing the protein MIMNNENIIINTVNNNDSILQCNCCNSITPSSSSSNLMINFDYNNHHHHHPHCVNQRIKRLSLSNQLFSSINSDSSCSSYSSIESLLESRRENPEQILLALGFGRPIDSLDHLDPLNRIPYRFFMQQSNCKGVNVNDFIRLLRESEETSQIKSSYYCNQYI